A genome region from Anopheles stephensi strain Indian chromosome 2, UCI_ANSTEP_V1.0, whole genome shotgun sequence includes the following:
- the LOC118503644 gene encoding unconventional myosin-XVIIIa isoform X6, translating to MEMELLCAKSELNCDFDDCSTLGDYDGDGTDRDGLALGGVDGEVAKSYRLRYERVARELEFTKKRLQTQHEHDLEQLVGLKKQLEKKLSDAYEEVEEQRQVVAQWKRKAQKMTNEMNDLRMLYEEQNSRNNLLEKRQRKFDAECQTLQDSARQEKQAKERITREKDVLMAEKCKLEQTVSDIRLELELKEEKNAALQQELDEMAFGGGTEEEIAQLKRQKMELDRRCKEQDEELDEMAGQIQLLEQAKLRLEMSLETSRKEARKEAQQRDDEMEEIRGASYKKIKSLECQLEQEHEERTQLLRDKHELERKLASLEDQDRAERAAEEAMVQRLKRDARKYRALLRDAQSQLDRAKGDSASKALVRQLRNQLEDAESARVGALKARQVLEGELQDAQMLLEETQRARNEAEDKATMAQRDRTELQAQIDENEEEMAELMKKYSATVKQLSSEQSLIAEFELRVSELEGEKKSLKEQVVELATRLESVETIGEPSNSMAFKRLELRTKELESRLEFEQATRARIEIQLNRHKDSLEKLQGELMQARNRESQAQDALKKAQKTIRELRDELSTLANRDQEGLLKRKELEKRIETAESETASARADLRLALQRIADLQQAMEEEGDSYQSDSDTTDSSSSMDSFHESTVTRKSPSVGSGDHFGTVNGGSSRGSIGSLASSTRDGRKESNNPRIRPSLIGSVRRKKRLPPTIKEEDESYLADDQTTTTGTSLPKSQTPDLLSSLANGQTTNNATQSANSPDTEHGESVAAACRRMSESSMMLREEPTPVAQEQSCSAPPAGSNGSSSEQCEFPFDIDTLKSIKEKIHSLNQIIRDESHDTSSEIDLVDLKNLKNQIHEFKKAIECSRSRSMDKLINNGGSALSAGIITTSASTGAASSTKPL from the exons ATGGAGATGGAACTGTTGTGTGCCAAGTCGGAACTAAACTGCGACTTTGACGACTGCAGTACGCTTGGCGATTACGACGGCGATGGTACGGATCGGGACGGTCTAGCTCTCGGTGGAGTGGATGGTGAGGTGGCCAAAAGTTACCGGTTGCGCTACGAACGAGTCGCACGTGAGTTGGAGTTTACCAAGAAGCGCCTGCAGACCCAGCACGAGCACGATCTGGAGCAGCTTGTTGGGCTGAAGAAGCAGCTCGAGAAGAAGCTATCCGATGCGTACGAGGAGGTGGAAGAGCAGCGCCAGGTGGTGGCACAATGGAAACGCAAAGCGCAGAAAATGACCAACGAAATGAACGATCTGCGCATGCTGTACGAGGAACAGAACAGCCGTAACAATCTGCTGGAAAAGCGACAGCGCAAGTTCGATGCCGAATGTCAAACGCTGCAGGACAGTGCTCGGCAGGAGAAGCAAGCAAAGGAGCGCATCACCCGCGAGAAGGATGTGCTGATGGCGGAAAAGTGTAAGCTCGAGCAAACCGTGTCCGACATTCGGTTGGAGCTGGAACTGAAGGAGGAGAAGAATGCGGCACTGCAGCAAGAGCTCGATGAGATGGCGTTTGGCGGTGGCACTGAGGAAGAAATTGCACAGCTGAAACGGCAGAAGATGGAGCTGGATCGGCGATGTAAGGAGCAGGACGAGGAGCTGGACGAGATGGCTGGGCAAATTCAGCTGCTGGAGCAGGCCAAGTTGCGGCTGGAGATGTCACTCGAGACGAGTCGTAAGGAGGCACGCAAGGAAGCTCAGCAGCGCGACGACGAGATGGAAGAGATTCGTGGTGCTTCGTACAAGAAGATCAAATCTTTGGAGTGTCAGCTGGAGCAAGAGCACGAAGAGCGTACCCAGCTGCTCCGTGACAAGCATGAGCTGGAGCGGAAACTTGCCAGCCTCGAGGATCAGGACCGAGCAGAACGAGCAGCGGAAGAAGCGATGGTGCAGCGGCTAAAGCGAGATGCCCGCAAGTATCGCGCCCTGCTGCGGGACGCTCAAAGCCAGCTGGATCGGGCGAAGGGAGACTCGGCGAGCAAAGCACTCGTCCGACAGTTGCGCAATCAGCTAGAGGATGCCGAATCGGCACGAGTCGGTGCGCTTAAAGCTCGCCAAGTGCTAGAAGGCGAGCTCCAGGATGCACAAATGCTGCTCGAAGAAACGCAACGGGCACGCAACGAGGCGGAGGATAAGGCCACAATGGCACAGCGCGACCGCACGGAACTGCAGGCCCAGATAGACGAAAACGAAGAGGAGATGGCGGAGCTGATGAAGAAGTACAGTGCCACGGTGAAACAGCTTTCCAGCGAGCAGTCGCTAATCGCGGAGTTCGAGCTGCGCGTGTCCGAACTGGAGGGTGAGAAGAAGTCGCTCAAGGAGCAGGTCGTCGAGCTGGCGACCCGGCTTGAGAGTGTGGAAACCATTGGCGAACCATCGAACAGTATGGCgttcaagcggctggagctgCGCACCAAAGAGCTGGAGTCGCGTCTCGAGTTCGAGCAGGCGACCCGGGCCCGCATCGAGATACAGCTGAACCGGCACAAGGATTCGCTGGAAAAGTTGCAGGGCGAGTTGATGCAAGCGCGCAACCGGGAGTCGCAGGCCCAGGACGCGCTGAAAAAGGCACAGAAAACGATACGCGAGCTGAGGGACGAGCTGTCGACGCTAGCCAACCGTGATCAGGAGGGACTGCTGAAGCGGAAGGAGCTCGAGAAGCGTATCGAGACGGCCGAATCGGAGACTGCGTCGGCGAGGGCGGATCTGCGGCTGGCGCTACAGCGAATAGCGGATCTGCAGCAGGCGATGGAAGAGGAAGGAGACTCATACCAATCGGACAG CGATACGACCGATAGTTCGTCGTCGATGGATTCATTCCACGAGTCGACTGTAACACGCAAATCACCGAGCGTCGGAAGTGGAGACCATTTCGGCACAGTGAATGGGGGCAGCAGCCGGGGAAGTATCGGTAGTTTGGCCAGCAGTACGCGGGATGGGCGTAAGGAAAGCAATAATCCAAG GATTCGACCAAGTTTGATCGGTAGTGTGCGACGTAAGAAACGCCTGCCACCGACGATCAAAGAGGAAGACGAAAGTTATTTGGCGGACGATCAAACAACTACCACTGGAACAAGCTTACCGAAGAGCCAAACGCCGGATCTCTTATCATCGTTGGCAAACGGTCAGACCACCAATAATGCCACCCAAAGCGCCAACAGCCCAGACACCGAGCATGGCGAATCTGTGGCAGCTGCCTGTCGCAGGATGAGTGAATCGAGCATGATGCTACGCGAGGAACCAACTCCCGTAGCGCAAGAGCAGTCCTGCTCAGCTCCACCTGCTGGCtcgaacggcagcagcagcgagcagTGTGAATTTCCCTTCGATATCGACACGCTGAAATCGATCAAGGAGAAGATACACTCGCTGAATCAGATCATACGCGACGAGTCGCACGACACGAGCTCGGAGATCGATCTGGTGGATCTGAAGAACCTGAAGAACCAAATACACGAGTTTAAGAAGGCGATCGAATGTAGCCGTTCGCGCTCGATGGATAAGCTGATCAATAATGGGGGAAGTGCGCTTTCGGCTGGCATTATCACCACCTCGGCATCTACGGGAGCAGCCAGCAGCACCAAACCGCTCTAG
- the LOC118503644 gene encoding myosin-1 isoform X3: MRPIISAPSAPTAVVQSPSSSRIAALSASGSGTSPADVPGSNGVEQQPLQNNGFGNNGTTPNGAKKPKKEQPPTPPSSLSLSTATVEAPLGKQPVATKPPPVGGKLSWKHFLPGVANKNVTAPSAAPIHSAATAKEMVVDENNNEMMAPAKIQPSVTAAGQNNNDVTLVTSKAGHSDGLNSDGDKKSSPNGCGRNGEIRENGHQSGALENGTEKPIASNGIEVKSVEKSLSSSAVVRKQVTVSGTPPLPPTANGTSSPVRKESVKSEIKVKIPSKDEKKEPTVITTAVGKVSSKTLELKRSTSGHRLTTSSSSAALAEENGEKPPINGHTGAEETKEKKRSAYLLSDENGTKGPKGKSVAKTSGTEKSGAIGVRLSLKPSRSVTPDRTERSGTTIRSTARASPMRTTAVDDSMPKEKSPAERTRVLGEVKREKTPLRSVSSKSLSTKAEAEQKIEVKEVSNGDATTTTTTTVLTSTAPASSSSTSKVVKVRKVIKKIIKKKPKATEGTESVAKEEGATGSTELAKKEESSEGKSPPLMGAVETTITHEMADTAVVKGIVEISKMPAKDRTITEKEKKKLTAKSEIAKEDTEKDKDVTKKMPTGDLIENGLPSSSEASKDHQLSERKHWAVKKRSMADRAMSCGPLEDDRSGAMLEQFLFSLATLPQEIAVDLPEGAPLPRFGSNRSLARSASQYLSSKIHDFLRRTDHVMQDWRNVGRSLGRRAGDYGVRGTIGDVTGLGTVRSRSVSNIIARGLQLLREQSSPRSLSGRSSVSRSSSRSSFYCDLGTTEQTSNRSTLLRRRRAGGRLAGMGGLDDGVGEEDDDCSTVVDMSEELSDITSELTEEHSSSNLITERLAAETSERLRLEKEVKDYESKYRNLQESSEKMEMELLCAKSELNCDFDDCSTLGDYDGDGTDRDGLALGGVDGEVAKSYRLRYERVARELEFTKKRLQTQHEHDLEQLVGLKKQLEKKLSDAYEEVEEQRQVVAQWKRKAQKMTNEMNDLRMLYEEQNSRNNLLEKRQRKFDAECQTLQDSARQEKQAKERITREKDVLMAEKCKLEQTVSDIRLELELKEEKNAALQQELDEMAFGGGTEEEIAQLKRQKMELDRRCKEQDEELDEMAGQIQLLEQAKLRLEMSLETSRKEARKEAQQRDDEMEEIRGASYKKIKSLECQLEQEHEERTQLLRDKHELERKLASLEDQDRAERAAEEAMVQRLKRDARKYRALLRDAQSQLDRAKGDSASKALVRQLRNQLEDAESARVGALKARQVLEGELQDAQMLLEETQRARNEAEDKATMAQRDRTELQAQIDENEEEMAELMKKYSATVKQLSSEQSLIAEFELRVSELEGEKKSLKEQVVELATRLESVETIGEPSNSMAFKRLELRTKELESRLEFEQATRARIEIQLNRHKDSLEKLQGELMQARNRESQAQDALKKAQKTIRELRDELSTLANRDQEGLLKRKELEKRIETAESETASARADLRLALQRIADLQQAMEEEGDSYQSDSDTTDSSSSMDSFHESTVTRKSPSVGSGDHFGTVNGGSSRGSIGSLASSTRDGRKESNNPRIRPSLIGSVRRKKRLPPTIKEEDESYLADDQTTTTGTSLPKSQTPDLLSSLANGQTTNNATQSANSPDTEHGESVAAACRRMSESSMMLREEPTPVAQEQSCSAPPAGSNGSSSEQCEFPFDIDTLKSIKEKIHSLNQIIRDESHDTSSEIDLVDLKNLKNQIHEFKKAIECSRSRSMDKLINNGGSALSAGIITTSASTGAASSTKPL, from the exons ATGCGACCGATCATATCGGCGCCATCCGCGCCGACTGCGGTGGTGCAATCACCTTCATCGTCGCGTATCGCAGCGCTGTCAGCATCAGGATCAGGCACTAGCCCGGCGGATGTGCCGGGAAGTAATGGCGTCGAGCAGCAGCCGTTGCAAAACAACGGCTTTGGCAACAACGGTACCACTCCGAACGGTGCAAAGAAGCCGAAAAAAGAACAGCCGCCGACGCCGCCATCGTCACTGTCATTATCAACGGCCACTGTCGAGGCGCCACTAGGGAAACAGCCGGTGGCCACGAAACCACCGCCCGTGGGAGGGAAGCTGTCGTGGAAACATTTTCTTCCCGGTGTTGCCAACAAAAATGTGACTGCCCCTTCGGCTGCTCCGATTCATTCAGCTGCTACAGCGAAGGAAATGGTTGTTGatgaaaacaacaacgaaatgATGGCCCCAGCGAAAATACAGCCGTCGGTGACGGCAGCAGGCCAGAATAATAACGATGTGACGCTCGTCACAAGCAAAGCCGGTCATTCCGATGGGCTCAACTCAGATGGGGATAAAAAATCTTCGCCCAATGGTTGTGGACGAAATGGAGAAATCCGGGAAAATGGACACCAATCTGGAGCGCTGGAAAACGGTACCGAAAAGCCTATCGCATCGAATGGGATCGAAGTAAAAAGCGTAGAAAAGTCGCTCTCCTCGTCAGCGGTGGTTCGAAAGCAGGTGACAGTTAGCGGTACACCTCCATTGCCACCGACCGCCAATGGTACTTCTTCGCCGGTTCGCAAGGAAAGTGTAAAAAGCGAAATCAAAGTAAAAATACCTTCAaaagacgagaagaaagaaccGACCGTCATCACTACAGCGGTTGGCAAGGTTTCGTCAAAAACGTTGGAACTGAAACGATCCACCAGTGGTCATCGACTAACGACGTCAAGCTCGTCGGCAGCGCTTGCTGaggaaaatggtgaaaaacCACCCATTAATGGTCACACTGGCGCGGAAGAAACGAAGGAGAAAAAACGATCCGCATATCTACTGTCGGACGAAAATGGTACAAAAGGGCCGAAAGGTAAATCAGTGGCAAAAACGTCCGGGACGGAGAAAAGCGGTGCTATCGGTGTACGGTTATCGCTGAAACCGAGCCGTTCAGTAACACCCGATCGGACGGAAAGGAGTGGCACGACCATTCGGTCCACTGCAAGGGCTTCCCCGATGCGTACCACAGCTGTGGATGATTCTATGCCTAAGGAAAAGTCACCAGCCGAGAGGACGAGAGTTCTTGGTGAGgtgaaaagagagaaaacgCCGCTCAGATCCGTCTCGTCCAAGAGTCTGTCCACGAAAGCGGAAGCGGAGCAAAAGATCGAGGTCAAGGAAGTGAGCAATGGTGatgcaacgacgacgacaacgacgaccgTGCTGACGTCCACAGCTCCCGCCTCATCGTCCTCCACTTCAAAGGTTGTGAAGGTTCGCAAGGttataaagaaaattattaaaaagaaaCCGAAAGCGACCGAAGGGACTGAGAGTGTAGCGAAAGAAGAGGGTGCTACCGGCAGTACGGAGCTGGCTAAGAAGGAAGAATCTTCTGAGGGAAAGTCTCCACCGCTGATGGGTGCGGTAGAGACAACGATAACGCACGAAATGGCCGATACAGCTGTAGTGAAAGGGATCGTCGAAATCTCCAAAATGCCCGCTAAGGATCGCACGATCAccgagaaggagaaaaagaagctgACGGCTAAGAGTGAAATTGCTAAAGAAGATACAGAAAAGGATAAAGATGTCACCAAGAAGATGCCGACGGGTGACTTGATCGAAAATGGTCTTCCATCATCCTCAGAAGCAAGTAAGGATCATCAGCTGAGCGAACGAAAGCATTGGGCTGTGAAGAAGCGATCAATGGCTGATCGTGCGATGTCTTGCGGCCCGCTCGAGGATGATCGGTCGGGCGCAATGTTGGAACAGTTCCTGTTCTCATTGGCTACGCTACCGCAAGAGATTGCTGTCGATCTTCCCGAGGGTGCTCCACTGCCCCGTTTCGGAAGCAATCGTTCGCTGGCACGATCGGCCTCTCAGTATCTCAGCAGCAAGATACACGATTTCCTTCGCCGCACCGATCACGTTATGCAAGATTGGCGCAATGTTGGCCGTTCGTTGGGCCGCCGGGCCGGGGATTACGGTGTGCGTGGCACGATCGGTGACGTCACCGGGCTCGGGACGGTACGATCGCGTAGTGTGTCGAACATTATCGCGCGTGGATTGCAACTGCTTCGGGAGCAATCGTCTCCACGTTCGCTATCCGGCCGCTCAAGCGTCTCGCGGTCTAGTTCGCGATCGTCATTCTACTGTGATCTCGGTACAACCGAGCAGACAAGCAACCGCTCGACACTGTTGCGTCGTCGCCGTGCGGGTGGTCGACTGGCCGGCATGGGCGGTTTGGATGATGGCGTCGGTGAGGAGGACGACGATTGCAGTACGGTGGTGGATATGAGCGAAGAG CTAAGCGACATTACATCCGAGCTAACCGAGGAACATTCGTCGTCGAACCTGATCACGGAGCGTCTCGCGGCGGAAACGTCCGAACGATTGCGCCTCGAGAAGGAAGTAAAGGACTATGAATCCAAGTACCGCAATCTGCAGGAATCGTCCGAAAAAATGGAGATGGAACTGTTGTGTGCCAAGTCGGAACTAAACTGCGACTTTGACGACTGCAGTACGCTTGGCGATTACGACGGCGATGGTACGGATCGGGACGGTCTAGCTCTCGGTGGAGTGGATGGTGAGGTGGCCAAAAGTTACCGGTTGCGCTACGAACGAGTCGCACGTGAGTTGGAGTTTACCAAGAAGCGCCTGCAGACCCAGCACGAGCACGATCTGGAGCAGCTTGTTGGGCTGAAGAAGCAGCTCGAGAAGAAGCTATCCGATGCGTACGAGGAGGTGGAAGAGCAGCGCCAGGTGGTGGCACAATGGAAACGCAAAGCGCAGAAAATGACCAACGAAATGAACGATCTGCGCATGCTGTACGAGGAACAGAACAGCCGTAACAATCTGCTGGAAAAGCGACAGCGCAAGTTCGATGCCGAATGTCAAACGCTGCAGGACAGTGCTCGGCAGGAGAAGCAAGCAAAGGAGCGCATCACCCGCGAGAAGGATGTGCTGATGGCGGAAAAGTGTAAGCTCGAGCAAACCGTGTCCGACATTCGGTTGGAGCTGGAACTGAAGGAGGAGAAGAATGCGGCACTGCAGCAAGAGCTCGATGAGATGGCGTTTGGCGGTGGCACTGAGGAAGAAATTGCACAGCTGAAACGGCAGAAGATGGAGCTGGATCGGCGATGTAAGGAGCAGGACGAGGAGCTGGACGAGATGGCTGGGCAAATTCAGCTGCTGGAGCAGGCCAAGTTGCGGCTGGAGATGTCACTCGAGACGAGTCGTAAGGAGGCACGCAAGGAAGCTCAGCAGCGCGACGACGAGATGGAAGAGATTCGTGGTGCTTCGTACAAGAAGATCAAATCTTTGGAGTGTCAGCTGGAGCAAGAGCACGAAGAGCGTACCCAGCTGCTCCGTGACAAGCATGAGCTGGAGCGGAAACTTGCCAGCCTCGAGGATCAGGACCGAGCAGAACGAGCAGCGGAAGAAGCGATGGTGCAGCGGCTAAAGCGAGATGCCCGCAAGTATCGCGCCCTGCTGCGGGACGCTCAAAGCCAGCTGGATCGGGCGAAGGGAGACTCGGCGAGCAAAGCACTCGTCCGACAGTTGCGCAATCAGCTAGAGGATGCCGAATCGGCACGAGTCGGTGCGCTTAAAGCTCGCCAAGTGCTAGAAGGCGAGCTCCAGGATGCACAAATGCTGCTCGAAGAAACGCAACGGGCACGCAACGAGGCGGAGGATAAGGCCACAATGGCACAGCGCGACCGCACGGAACTGCAGGCCCAGATAGACGAAAACGAAGAGGAGATGGCGGAGCTGATGAAGAAGTACAGTGCCACGGTGAAACAGCTTTCCAGCGAGCAGTCGCTAATCGCGGAGTTCGAGCTGCGCGTGTCCGAACTGGAGGGTGAGAAGAAGTCGCTCAAGGAGCAGGTCGTCGAGCTGGCGACCCGGCTTGAGAGTGTGGAAACCATTGGCGAACCATCGAACAGTATGGCgttcaagcggctggagctgCGCACCAAAGAGCTGGAGTCGCGTCTCGAGTTCGAGCAGGCGACCCGGGCCCGCATCGAGATACAGCTGAACCGGCACAAGGATTCGCTGGAAAAGTTGCAGGGCGAGTTGATGCAAGCGCGCAACCGGGAGTCGCAGGCCCAGGACGCGCTGAAAAAGGCACAGAAAACGATACGCGAGCTGAGGGACGAGCTGTCGACGCTAGCCAACCGTGATCAGGAGGGACTGCTGAAGCGGAAGGAGCTCGAGAAGCGTATCGAGACGGCCGAATCGGAGACTGCGTCGGCGAGGGCGGATCTGCGGCTGGCGCTACAGCGAATAGCGGATCTGCAGCAGGCGATGGAAGAGGAAGGAGACTCATACCAATCGGACAG CGATACGACCGATAGTTCGTCGTCGATGGATTCATTCCACGAGTCGACTGTAACACGCAAATCACCGAGCGTCGGAAGTGGAGACCATTTCGGCACAGTGAATGGGGGCAGCAGCCGGGGAAGTATCGGTAGTTTGGCCAGCAGTACGCGGGATGGGCGTAAGGAAAGCAATAATCCAAG GATTCGACCAAGTTTGATCGGTAGTGTGCGACGTAAGAAACGCCTGCCACCGACGATCAAAGAGGAAGACGAAAGTTATTTGGCGGACGATCAAACAACTACCACTGGAACAAGCTTACCGAAGAGCCAAACGCCGGATCTCTTATCATCGTTGGCAAACGGTCAGACCACCAATAATGCCACCCAAAGCGCCAACAGCCCAGACACCGAGCATGGCGAATCTGTGGCAGCTGCCTGTCGCAGGATGAGTGAATCGAGCATGATGCTACGCGAGGAACCAACTCCCGTAGCGCAAGAGCAGTCCTGCTCAGCTCCACCTGCTGGCtcgaacggcagcagcagcgagcagTGTGAATTTCCCTTCGATATCGACACGCTGAAATCGATCAAGGAGAAGATACACTCGCTGAATCAGATCATACGCGACGAGTCGCACGACACGAGCTCGGAGATCGATCTGGTGGATCTGAAGAACCTGAAGAACCAAATACACGAGTTTAAGAAGGCGATCGAATGTAGCCGTTCGCGCTCGATGGATAAGCTGATCAATAATGGGGGAAGTGCGCTTTCGGCTGGCATTATCACCACCTCGGCATCTACGGGAGCAGCCAGCAGCACCAAACCGCTCTAG